In the genome of Theropithecus gelada isolate Dixy chromosome 19, Tgel_1.0, whole genome shotgun sequence, the window GTTGTAGCCCTGGAAGACGGGCACCGTGTAGGTGACCCCGTGTCCCGTGTCCACCACCAGCCCGCTGACACGCCCGTGGGCGTAGACAGACAGCACTGACTGCGATGCCACGTACATGGCTGGGGAGCGCAGCGACTCGAAGGCCACCTCCACTAGCTTCTCGCGGTTGGTGGCCGGGCTGAAGGGTGGGTCGGAGAACAGCAGCGGGTGGTCGTGGGTGGCCACTCGGAGGTCGTGCTCCAGCAGGTGGCGCCAGATGAGCTCGGCGGCATCCCAGTCCACTACGATACCGCTGCGCAGGGGTTGCACCAGCGTCAGCTCCGGGCGCACGCGGGCTGCCTCGCCGATGAACGTCTGCAGCCCCGACTGCCCCGAGGTGGCGGGGTTCTTAGGCTGGCAGCCCAGGATGGTGGCCACGGTGTAGGTGGGGCTGGCCTGCCCAGCAAAACCTACCTTACAGGTGCCTGTGCCCATGTCAATAACCACCGCGCCTGTCTTTGGTGGCAGCCTGTCGGCCACCATGCTGGAGGAGTCCCGCTGCAGGTGCATGTTCACTATGTTGCGACTGGCGTTTGGGCCGGGCCTGGGGGCTTCCAGGGAGGACTGGGATTCTGAGGGCTTGGGTGGACGTGCATCCATGGTTGCAGGACCCCAGGTGAGGGGGCTTTTCCTCTGGGGTTGGGGTTGTGGGGAGAAGAGGTTGAGGCCCGGCCAGTAGCGAGGGCAGGCAGAGAGGGGGAGGGGGCGAGCCCGCAATCTACGACGTCACGGTGAACCCTCAGCCTTCTTAAGACATCACAATGCAGCCAAGAGGATGGGTCCttgcccagccctgcctgccccaaGGCTGTCATCTCTTCTCCGAAGAGCCAAATTTGGAGGAGGAGATGAGCGTTTCAGAGCAGGGCCCTCTGACACATTTCTGCCGGATGCGCTAGAAGCTAATACGATGGCACCTGGTTTTTGAGGAAAGACAAGCTTTTTGTTGCAGATCGGTCCACTGGGAGCTAGAAATCCAGCTCAAATCTGTTTCTTGGCTGGCTTTAAGGCAGTAATTTTACTAGAAAGGTTTtgaggccgggcgctgtggcttacacctgtaatcccagcactttgggaagccaaggcgggtggatcacctgaggtcaggagtttgagaccagcctgaccaacatggagaaaccccgtctctactaaaaatacaaaaattagccagatgtggtggtgcatgcctgtagcaccagctactccggaggctgaagcaggagaatcgcttgaacccgggaggcggaggttgtggtgagcggagatcacaccattgcactccagcctgggcaacaagagtgacactccatctcaagaaagaaagaaaggaaagaaaggaaagaaagaaaaggtttgGATGGGGGTGGATTCTGGGATTAGCAGGTGAttggtggaaggaaaggggaggtctGGGAAGTCCTGGGGCATGCGCAGGTATCTTCATAGACCGCATGTGCATATTTACAGGGAGTGAAACATGCAGGGGAAATTCGTGGTGTGATGTCAGCAAGCTCTTTCTGCATCAACTCCAGTTGGCTATATTGGTTCCAGCAGATTTCAGCCAGTTAAAGCCTCATAAGTGGGGCCGAGCctagtgggtcacacctgtaatcccagcactctgggaggccgaggcaggagatcgcctgaggtcaggagttcgagaccagcctggtcaacatagtgaaacctgtctctaccaaaaaatacaaaaattagcctggcatggtggcgcatgcctgtggtcccagctattagggaggctgaggcaggagaatcacttgaatccttgactacaggcatgtgccaccacgcccagataattttgttcattttttgtagagatggggtctcactgtgttgtccaggctggtcttgaattcctggactcaagcaatcctcccatctcggcctcccaaagtgctgggattacagatgtgagccaccgtacccaaaAAGTATATTATTTCTGTAACAATGtgccccccatttttttttttgagatggagtctcattctgtcatctaggctggagtgcagtggtacaatctcggctcactgcaaactccacctcccgggttcaagcaatcttcccgcctcaacctctcaagtagctgggattacaagcgtgcaccaccatgcctaactaagttttgtatttttagtagggagggggtttcaccatgttggccaggctgacctcaaactcctgtcttcaagtaatctgccctccttggcctcccaaagtgttgggattacaggtgtgagccactgcgcctggccagaaatattaatatattataaagctaatatttaaacattataaaGCTAACAAAACTCTGAAGAAGTGTCAGCCCCAAAGCTGGTcctgagaagaaaacagaaaataaatcaggagcaacttgatattttattaaaatatgtgtatttatagtGTCTATCAGGTGATaagtaaaatacacaaattaattaaaaacatacaaGGAGCTCCAACAACTCATTAggacaaaatcttttttttttttttttttgagacagtcttactctgttgcccaggctggagtgcaatggctcgatcttggctcaccgaaacctccaccttccaggttcaagcaattctcctacctcagcctcctgagtagttgggattacaggtgcctgccactacccctggctaatttgtgtattttttttttttttttttttgagatggagtctcgctctgtcgcccaggctgcagtgcagtgaccggatcgcagctcactgcaagctccgcctcccgggtttacgccattctcctgcctcagcctcccgagtagctgggactacaggcgcccgccacctcgcccggctagtttttcgtatttttcagtagagacggggtttcaccgtgttagccaggatggtctcgatctcttgacctcgtgatccgcccgtctcggcctcccaaagtgctgggattacaggcttgagccaccgcgcccggcctaatttgtgtatttttagtagagatgggatttcatcatgttggccaggctggtctcgaactcctgacctcatgtgatccgcctgcctgggcctcccagagtgctgggattacaggtgtgagccaccacaaatCCTCACCCTGAATCCCCACAAATTCACTCCACTTCCTCACCTTTCATTCAAGGTCACAGACTCATTATCCACTTCCTGTGAGACCGGCTCCCAATCTGTCTTAACTCCCAGCTGTTCTTGTTCTCACCCCATCTACCTGTGGTGGTGTGGTGGCTTGTGACTATagtcctagcacttcaggaggccaaggtgggtagatcccttgaggtcaagagttcgagaccagcctggccagcatggcgaactcccatctctgctaaaaatacaaaagttagctgggtgtggtagtgggcacctgtaatcccagctactcaggaggctgaggcaggagaattgcttgagcccaggaggcagaggttgtagtgagccaagatggcaccactgcactccagcctgggtgacagaatgagaccctgtctcaaaataaaaaaacttataaaCACGGAATCACCACACAAACCGCTCCttggtgtatacccaaaagaagtgTGCTTGAATTCTTGCTCATGCATTCTCACAGCAACCTACCTCTACAGCCAAACGtagaaaaaacccaaaacccaagCGTCCACTAATGGACAAATGCATA includes:
- the ACTL9 gene encoding actin-like protein 9; this encodes MDARPPKPSESQSSLEAPRPGPNASRNIVNMHLQRDSSSMVADRLPPKTGAVVIDMGTGTCKVGFAGQASPTYTVATILGCQPKNPATSGQSGLQTFIGEAARVRPELTLVQPLRSGIVVDWDAAELIWRHLLEHDLRVATHDHPLLFSDPPFSPATNREKLVEVAFESLRSPAMYVASQSVLSVYAHGRVSGLVVDTGHGVTYTVPVFQGYNLPHATERLDLAGNHLTAFLAEMLLQAGLPLGQQDLDLVENIKHHYCYVASDFQKEQARPEQEYKRTLKLPDGRMVTLGKELFQCPELLFNPPEVPGLSPVGLSTMAKQSLRKVSLEMRTNLTQNVLLCGGSSLFAGFEGRFQAELLRALPPETHVVVAAQPTRNFSVWIGGSILASLRAFQSCWVLREQYEEQGPYIVYRKCY